The genomic region TCGGCATTTTTCGCTTGCTCTTCGGATGTCGAAGTCAATTATCGGCTTTCGAAAAATGTTCCCGTTGAATTGTATGTGGAAAGCACTTATTCGACGATTGATTTGAGCGGAATTGAACGCGTCGGAACGATCGTCGCCGATTATGTGCATCTCGATTATTCGCAAAAAGGCGATACGCTAATTATTCAGCGCAATTTTGAAATCGATAAATCGCGCGGTTATTTGAAAAATTCGCATCCGGCAGAATTGCAGTGGCGACTCCCGCAAGTGGTGACGAAAGGCATTGCCGAACGCACAGTCGCTGTAGAAGGCTTTGACGAATACGATTCTCTTTTGTATCGCATTCCGATGCCAACGCGCTGGCGCGATCAACTTTTGAATCCCGATTACCGCAAACATTTAGAGCGTCAAGAAAAGCATCGCTACGAAATGGATCATTTGCTCGTTGGAAAAATTCCAGAAAAAGGAAATATCACGCAGCTTTTAAAAGAGCGCGGACGATTAAAATTTGCGCTCATCCAAGTCGATTCTGTCGTGACCGATGGCTTTCACAATTTGGATAAACGCCAATGCTTCGGTTACACGGTTTACTTCAAAGAAAAAGAAAGCTTCCCGTATTACATTTGGGAACAGCACGTCAACAGTAAAATCGGCACCGAAAAATTCCAAGCATATCATACGGGGCTCAAAGCCGAATATGAAACCGCTTATTGGGTAACTCTTGATCCCGAAACAGGCGTGCCTTGCCAAGAGCGCGAAGTCAAAGCGGGAATTCATACGATGGTCAATCCGAAAACCGGCGACACCGCGACATTTAAAAGCAACACAACTCTCGAACGCCTTTACACGGTCAACGATACGCTGGAAACGAAATGAAAATTTTCCCTCTTTTCTGCGTGAGCGCATTTTCGTTTTTGCTTCTCGCTTGTAGCAGCACCAAATCGGCGCAGCAAGTGATGGCCGAAGATCGCGCTTATATGTATAAAGAAGCGTATAAAGCGTATATCGATGCCGAAAATAAATATCTGAATTTGCTTTTTAACATCGAGCGTTTGCCCGAAGAAGAAGAACTTTGGATAATGAAGCGCGAACAAATGCGGGAATTGGAACAGCTCAAAGCGAGCATGCTCCAAGCGCGTGGGGAACTCGACGAATCGCTTCAAGATTGGGAAAAATATTTAGCGGAATTGCAAAAAGAAACCGCAGCCGCAGCGGCGACAAAGCGGGCTCATTTCCGCGATCCGAACGATGCGCGGACTTCTCCGGGACAATTATTACCGGGCGAATTTGAAAGCAAACTGCGCTAACGGGAGAAAGTTTTGATCGGAGTTTTTGACTCGGGATTTGGCGGCCTTACAATCTTTCACGAATTGCGAAAGGCTCTTCCTGCGTATGATTTCGTCTATTTGGGCGATAATGCGCGGGCGCCTTACGGCTCGCGTCCGTTTGAAACCATTTACCGTTATACTCTCGAAGCGGTGAAAGCATTATTCCGAATGGGCTGCCCCCTCGTCATTCTCGCATGTAACACGGCGAGCGCTCGCGCTCTCCGCACCATTCAACAAAAAGATTTGCCGCAGATTGCTCCCGAAAATCGCGTCTTAGGCATCATTCGTCCGACGGCAGAAGAAGCGGATTCCTTTTCCCGAACGGGACATTTGGGCATTCTCGGCACCGCAGGAACTGTCGTCTCGGGCAGTTATCCGCTCGAAATTCATCGATTCTTCCCGCAGTTAACCGTTACACAGCAAGCGTGTCCGCTTTGGGCAACTCTCGTCGAAAATGGCGAAGTCAATTCCGAAGGAACGCGGTATTTTGTAAAACGCGACATCGACCGTTTGCTTGCGCAGGATCCCAAAATCGATGCGATGCTTTTGGCGTGCACCCATTATCCACTGCTTTATCCGGTTATCCGCGAAGTGGCACCGCCAGAAGTAAGAATTATTTCTCAGGGTGAAATCGTCGCCAAAAAGACGGTGGATTATTTGAACCGGCATCCCGAAATCGAAAAACGCCTAACCCGCGGCGGAAAAGTGGACTTTTTTACCACCGATACCCCCGAATTTTTCAGCAAAGGAGCCAATTTCTTTGGAGAACATAACGTTTTTGCAAAAAATTTATCTTTTTGACGTATAATTTTGTATTTTGCATGGGGAAAAAAACGAACCACCTTTGGTCCGCTTTTGATGCTTTTATCTTGAGGAAATACGAATTATGCCGCAAATACAGATTAACTTAACCGGTTGGCAAGGCTTCCGTGGCAAGAACACGGGCAGTTTGCTTTATGTTGAAACGAGTCATTTGACTGTTGTCCCAGTCCGTGACCAAATGAATGAAAATGGAAAGGGCGCATGTTTCGAACCGAACTATGAAACTTCTACCTACGGTTTTGTTTCGTGCTATAATGTCAAGAATATCAACAAAATTGTGCAGCAGAACAAGAGCCGCTACATTTTGTTTGGAACGCGCTACGAAGGCGGCGATCCGGATTACAAAAACAAGTATCTCATCATGGGATATATGAAAATTATGAATACGAAAGATGTGCGTTCGCGTCACATTCAATCGTATATGGCAAACTCGGGCAAAGAAGAACCCGAATGTATGCTTTTAAAAGAAGACATCGCTGTGCAAGGCCCGATGCATTTTGTTTCTCTTCAAGACGCTTTCGTTTTGACCGACGAACGTTTGAAGGAATGGGGTTATAAAGGCCACGCAAATCGTCAAGCGAAAACCATTTTTAATGAAGAACACACAAAAATCATTTTGGATCATTTGGATTCTCGCGATGATAAAATTGACGAATACATTGCGACAGTGGAAGAATTTAAGAAAGCTTATGCAGCGCAACAAGCCGCAGAAGCTGCAGAATAATTCTGAAGTTGAAAATGTTGAGGCGCCGCAAGGCGCCTTTTTTCGTGGGCAATTTTGAAAATTACTTTTTCCGCGGGGAATTGTGTTTAAAGTAACTGCCGCGGCGTGCACGACGAGATTGTTCACGTTCTTCGGCGCGTTCTTTGCTCGGTTCGTAAGTGCGGCCTTCTTTATACGATGTATGCGAAAGCAGCAACCGCGAGACTTTTCCCATTTTGAGTCGGTCTAAAGTTTTCTCAATCCAAATGCGATTTTCTGGAATGTACCAAAAGAAGAAACGCTTCTGATTATTTTTTTGTTCGGCGGTTTTTGCCACATAAAGCGGGCGACCGTCGGGGAGCATTTCGGCGTAATACATTTCGGTCGCAATCGTCATCGGCGTCGGCGTAAAATCTTGCACTTGCTCCAATTTAAATCCGAGCTGTTTTGTTTCGAGGGCGAGTTCTGCCATATCTTTTTCGGTGCAGCCCGGATGACTCGAAATGAAATACGGAATAATTTGCTGATGCTTTCCTGCGGCTGCGCTTTCTTTGTCGAAGAGTTCTTTGAATTTGTAAAAGAGAGAAAATGACGGTTTGCGGATAAGGCTTAACACCGAATCCGAAGTGTGTTCTGGTGCAACTTTTAAGCGCCCGCTGACATGATTGCGAATGAGTTCGCGCGCATATTCTAAGTGATCGGCGAGAAGGGTTTTGTCTGTCGTTTCTTGTAAAATGAGATCATAACGAACACCGCTTCCGATAAAGAGATGTTTGATTTTTGGATTCTTCGAAACTTCGCGGTAAAGTTCTGTAATTTCGTGATGCCGCGTATTCATATTGTCGCAAATTCGCGGGAAAACGCAACTCGGGCGTGCGCATTTTTCGCAACGGCTTCGGTCTTTTCCTCGCATTAAATACATATTTGCGCTCGGACCGCCGAGATCGCTAATCGTTCCGGCGAATCCTGGCATCTGCGTTACTTTTTCGACTTCGCGGAGAATGCTTTCTTTGGAACGGCTCGCAACATATTTTCCTTGGTGCGCATTAATCGCACAGAAACTGCAACCGCCAAAACATCCGCGGTGAGTTGTAATCGAAAATTTGATCATTTCAAATGCGGGAACAGGTCCGCGTTTTTTGTAGCGAGGATGCGGCGCACGCATATAAGGATATTCAAAACTTTCGTCGAGTTCGCCGTATTCCAAAGGCGGATAAGGCGGATTGATGACGACTGTCGTTTCGCCCGCATCTTGCAAAATCCGCTTCGCATGAATTTTATTGGTTTCAATTTCCGTTTTGCGGAATGCATCAAATTGAGTGCGCTTATTTTGAACGCATTCTTCGTAACTCGGAAGCACCAAATCAACGCAGTCTTTGTTCTTTGGCACTTGACCTTTTGGCACTAAGTAAGCTGTTTGCGGAATCGCATTTAAATTCGAAAAGGGAACGCCTTTTTTGAGAAGGTGTAAAAGTTCCTTCATCGGTTTTTCGCCCATACCGTAGATGAGTAAATCCGCATGAGTCGAAGCTAAAATCGGCGGATAAATTTTATCGTCCCAATAATCGTAATGGCTAATGCGTCGAAGGCTTGATTCGAGCCCGCCGATGACAACGGGAACATCGGGGTAAAGGCGTTTTAAAATTTTTGCGTAAACAGCGGTTGCGCGGTCGGGGCGAAATCCCGCTTTCCCGCCAGCGGTAAAAGCATCATCGCTCCGCAGACGTTTTCCTGCGGTATAATGATTTACCATACTGTCCATTCCACTTGAAATCGCAAAGAATAATCGCGGCTTTCCCAACTTTTTGAAATCGCGCAAATCGTCGCGCCAATTCGGCTGCGGAAGAATCGCGACGCGGTAACCTTCGTGCTCGATGAGGCGCGCCATCACCGCATGCCCAAATGAGGGATGATCGACGTAAGCGTCGGCAGAAATCACGATGACATCGACAAAATCCCATCCGCGGGCTTCGAGATCTTCTTTGGAAATGGGCAAAAATCCGTTGGTTTGCTGCATAGATTAAAGATAGAATTTGCACTGGACGGGCGATTCATTTTATTTCTATTTTTACTTTGCAATTTTTTCTCAAAGGACACAATATGAGCCGTTTGACAGAATCGAATGAATGGAAGGCCCTCCAAGCAAAAGCTCCGGAAGCCCAAAAATGGAATATGCGCGAAATGTTCGCCAAAGATGCAAAGCGTGCTGAAAAATTCAGCGCCGAAGCTTGCGGCATTTTCCTGGATTATTCCAAGAACTTAATCGACGACGATGTGATGGCAAAGCTCCGCGCTCTGCTTCCGTTTGCCAAGTTCGATGAAATGCGCAAGAATTTCTTCTCGGGCGTAAAAATTAACACGACCGAAAATCGCGCTGTTTTGCACACCGCACTCCGTTACAAGGGTTCGGATCCGATTTATGTGGACGGCAAAGATGTGATGCCCGAAGTTCGCAAAGTCCTCGAACACATGAAGGAATTTACGAATCTCGTCCGCA from Hallerella porci harbors:
- the murI gene encoding glutamate racemase — its product is MIGVFDSGFGGLTIFHELRKALPAYDFVYLGDNARAPYGSRPFETIYRYTLEAVKALFRMGCPLVILACNTASARALRTIQQKDLPQIAPENRVLGIIRPTAEEADSFSRTGHLGILGTAGTVVSGSYPLEIHRFFPQLTVTQQACPLWATLVENGEVNSEGTRYFVKRDIDRLLAQDPKIDAMLLACTHYPLLYPVIREVAPPEVRIISQGEIVAKKTVDYLNRHPEIEKRLTRGGKVDFFTTDTPEFFSKGANFFGEHNVFAKNLSF
- a CDS encoding YgiQ family radical SAM protein, which encodes MQQTNGFLPISKEDLEARGWDFVDVIVISADAYVDHPSFGHAVMARLIEHEGYRVAILPQPNWRDDLRDFKKLGKPRLFFAISSGMDSMVNHYTAGKRLRSDDAFTAGGKAGFRPDRATAVYAKILKRLYPDVPVVIGGLESSLRRISHYDYWDDKIYPPILASTHADLLIYGMGEKPMKELLHLLKKGVPFSNLNAIPQTAYLVPKGQVPKNKDCVDLVLPSYEECVQNKRTQFDAFRKTEIETNKIHAKRILQDAGETTVVINPPYPPLEYGELDESFEYPYMRAPHPRYKKRGPVPAFEMIKFSITTHRGCFGGCSFCAINAHQGKYVASRSKESILREVEKVTQMPGFAGTISDLGGPSANMYLMRGKDRSRCEKCARPSCVFPRICDNMNTRHHEITELYREVSKNPKIKHLFIGSGVRYDLILQETTDKTLLADHLEYARELIRNHVSGRLKVAPEHTSDSVLSLIRKPSFSLFYKFKELFDKESAAAGKHQQIIPYFISSHPGCTEKDMAELALETKQLGFKLEQVQDFTPTPMTIATEMYYAEMLPDGRPLYVAKTAEQKNNQKRFFFWYIPENRIWIEKTLDRLKMGKVSRLLLSHTSYKEGRTYEPSKERAEEREQSRRARRGSYFKHNSPRKK